A stretch of [Clostridium] scindens DNA encodes these proteins:
- a CDS encoding LysR family transcriptional regulator yields MNLSEIETFLMIVKTKNITKTAENLFLSQPTVSHRLKSLENELQVNLITRKKGYKQIELTTQGEEFIPIAERWVSIWQEMQRLKDSQEKLYLTIGCTDTLNSAILFDLYRDMLNDKDQVMNLHIKTHYSYEVYGLLENHDIDLGFVYHHLHFKNIVAEPVLREKMFLIQAADTELKKPIIYTDELDPEREIFVSWEANYQIWHDQWVGKGERPRLQVDTFELLFHLLSSEKMWAIAPVSVVDRIRSLRPVYVSEIGNPIQPPERITYKIKHKYPNEATLKAVQLFEDKMDEYLRERDWGYVG; encoded by the coding sequence ATGAATCTGTCTGAAATCGAAACTTTTTTAATGATTGTGAAAACGAAAAATATTACAAAAACTGCGGAGAATCTGTTCTTATCCCAGCCCACGGTCAGCCACAGGCTTAAGTCTCTGGAGAATGAGCTTCAGGTGAACCTTATAACAAGGAAGAAAGGCTATAAGCAGATCGAGCTTACCACGCAGGGGGAGGAGTTCATTCCGATTGCAGAGCGCTGGGTATCCATCTGGCAGGAAATGCAGCGTCTCAAGGACAGCCAGGAAAAACTATATCTGACGATCGGATGCACGGACACGCTGAACAGCGCCATTTTATTTGACCTGTACAGGGATATGCTTAATGACAAGGATCAGGTCATGAACCTGCATATCAAGACCCACTATTCCTATGAGGTCTACGGGCTGCTGGAAAACCATGACATAGACTTGGGATTCGTATACCACCATCTGCATTTCAAGAACATCGTGGCGGAGCCGGTCTTAAGGGAGAAGATGTTCCTGATCCAGGCGGCAGATACGGAATTGAAAAAACCAATCATCTATACGGACGAACTGGACCCTGAACGGGAAATATTCGTCAGCTGGGAGGCAAACTATCAGATCTGGCACGACCAGTGGGTTGGCAAAGGAGAGCGGCCACGCCTCCAGGTAGATACCTTTGAATTGTTATTCCACCTTCTTTCCAGCGAGAAAATGTGGGCGATCGCGCCAGTTTCCGTGGTGGACCGCATCCGGAGCCTGCGGCCGGTATATGTAAGCGAGATTGGAAATCCGATCCAGCCGCCAGAGAGGATTACTTATAAAATCAAGCACAAATATCCGAATGAGGCGACCTTGAAAGCAGTACAGCTTTTTGAAGACAAGATGGATGAATATCTGCGCGAAAGGGATTGGGGATATGTTGGATAA